A genome region from Schlesneria paludicola DSM 18645 includes the following:
- a CDS encoding Gfo/Idh/MocA family protein, with protein sequence MNTDEFKLREVSRRQFLGRSAQQMVGVGVVGLTASTATAKSGSWASDRVRVGVIGIRNQGKILAGELAKQSDVEIRSLCDIDDSQFAPAVHAVVEAGRPAPAIERDFRRLLDDPAIDAVVVATPDHWHAAMTILACQAGKDVYLESPSTHFVAEGPLMIHAASQAGRVVQVGLQQRSGSHFRSAVDFLRSGRLGSVRLAKAWIVHRRRTIGRKSECETPLQVDYSQWLGSAPARDFNPNRFHFNWRWFWDYGGGELAHWGVHMLDVARWGLGVESPTRISAVGGQYAFDDDQETPDTLSVQYAFEKKTILWEHRLWSSHGIEGRSSGVSFHGELGTLVVDRGGWKVYDHSENITADASDLLTTHLRQFIDCIKSRQTPAASLQVGQLASTMCHLGNISYRVGREITFDSARQDCGSDQAANQLLRGTLQAGVV encoded by the coding sequence ATGAATACCGACGAGTTTAAATTGCGCGAAGTCAGCCGCCGCCAATTCCTGGGACGAAGTGCCCAGCAAATGGTCGGTGTCGGCGTCGTCGGACTCACGGCTTCGACTGCGACGGCCAAGTCTGGCTCCTGGGCCAGCGACCGTGTTCGCGTGGGTGTCATTGGAATCCGCAATCAGGGCAAGATTCTCGCCGGCGAACTGGCGAAACAAAGCGATGTCGAGATTCGGTCGCTGTGCGACATCGACGATTCTCAATTTGCACCAGCCGTGCACGCCGTTGTCGAGGCGGGGCGGCCTGCACCGGCGATCGAACGGGATTTCCGTCGATTGCTCGACGATCCCGCCATTGACGCAGTCGTTGTCGCGACACCGGACCATTGGCATGCGGCGATGACAATCCTTGCCTGCCAGGCAGGAAAGGATGTCTATCTCGAAAGTCCCTCGACGCACTTCGTCGCAGAAGGGCCGTTGATGATACACGCCGCATCCCAGGCGGGCCGTGTTGTGCAGGTTGGACTGCAACAGCGAAGCGGCAGTCATTTTCGGTCGGCCGTCGACTTTCTGCGTAGCGGTCGATTGGGATCGGTCAGGCTGGCCAAGGCCTGGATTGTGCATCGACGTCGCACGATTGGAAGAAAATCGGAATGCGAAACGCCGTTGCAAGTTGATTATTCCCAGTGGCTCGGCTCAGCACCGGCCCGGGATTTCAATCCAAACCGCTTTCACTTCAATTGGCGCTGGTTCTGGGATTACGGCGGAGGCGAACTCGCACATTGGGGCGTCCACATGTTGGATGTCGCCCGCTGGGGGCTGGGCGTAGAATCACCGACACGGATTTCCGCAGTCGGCGGTCAGTATGCGTTCGATGATGACCAAGAGACTCCCGATACGCTATCGGTCCAATATGCCTTCGAGAAAAAGACAATTCTTTGGGAGCACCGGCTGTGGTCGTCCCATGGGATCGAAGGGCGAAGTTCCGGCGTTTCATTTCACGGTGAACTGGGAACGCTGGTTGTCGATCGAGGTGGTTGGAAAGTCTATGACCACAGTGAAAATATCACTGCGGATGCGTCCGACTTGCTGACCACGCATTTGCGGCAGTTCATTGATTGCATCAAGAGCCGACAGACTCCTGCGGCCAGTTTGCAAGTGGGTCAACTGGCAAGCACTATGTGCCATCTGGGGAATATTTCTTATCGAGTCGGCCGAGAAATCACGTTCGACTCCGCCCGGCAAGATTGCGGCAGCGATCAAGCTGCCAATCAACTGCTCCGCGGAACGCTTCAGGCGGGCGTCGTCTAG
- a CDS encoding DUF1559 family PulG-like putative transporter, translating to MPALLRPQVRPRRQGFTLIELLVVIAIIAVLIALLLPAVQQAREAARRTQCKNNLKQLALALHNYAETYAGSLPCYRIDDGKFIANASAYPSVGQVRFWFGNVNYDEPVTAKQLDFSKGQLAPYMETNYSAYQCPNFGPPQVDLVRFGQMACGYGFNGRYLGYGIKYDFSNYPAFSVKADFKQLRDVMQMTQTVVFGDSAQVDFSLTFQENWLLEPPSQNFATTHFRHTDTANVAFMDGHVESRSRHFGIQVPGSNYMAQPQATKMDAKRLGFVSDGNLNDPLKQDELYDLQ from the coding sequence ATGCCAGCTCTTTTGCGTCCTCAGGTCCGACCACGCCGACAGGGATTTACCCTGATTGAACTTCTGGTCGTGATTGCCATTATCGCGGTTCTCATTGCGCTACTGCTGCCCGCTGTCCAACAGGCGCGCGAGGCGGCGCGCCGAACCCAGTGCAAAAATAACCTGAAGCAACTGGCTCTGGCACTGCACAACTACGCCGAAACCTACGCGGGAAGCCTGCCCTGCTATCGGATTGATGATGGCAAATTCATTGCCAATGCCTCTGCATACCCATCGGTTGGACAGGTTCGCTTCTGGTTCGGAAATGTGAACTATGATGAACCGGTCACGGCCAAACAACTTGATTTCAGCAAGGGGCAATTGGCTCCGTATATGGAAACGAACTACTCCGCCTATCAGTGTCCCAATTTTGGCCCCCCCCAGGTTGATCTCGTCCGGTTTGGCCAGATGGCCTGCGGATACGGCTTCAACGGGCGGTACTTGGGTTATGGAATCAAGTACGACTTCTCGAACTATCCCGCGTTCAGCGTGAAGGCCGATTTCAAGCAACTGCGCGACGTGATGCAAATGACTCAGACGGTTGTGTTTGGTGATTCGGCCCAAGTGGATTTCTCGCTGACATTTCAAGAAAACTGGCTTCTCGAACCGCCAAGTCAAAACTTTGCCACGACTCATTTTCGTCACACCGACACGGCCAATGTTGCTTTCATGGACGGCCATGTGGAATCACGCAGCCGACACTTTGGGATTCAGGTGCCCGGATCGAATTACATGGCGCAGCCGCAAGCCACCAAGATGGATGCCAAACGACTGGGGTTTGTGAGTGACGGGAACTTGAATGATCCGCTGAAACAGGACGAACTGTACGATCTTCAGTAG
- a CDS encoding PDZ domain-containing protein has translation MLRLLLIIVLGLAATPAAWAAADPSPESPRLEALEEQAFKHAAAFAGPSVVRIETVGGLEQVDDVLLGNGPTSGVVVSADGYIVTSSFNFISKPASIMVTLPDGRRFAARQVANDRLRQLTLLKVDAEDLVPAIPVPRTEIKVGQWALALGRTLDNATPSISVGIVSAINRVWGKAIQTDAKTSPVNYGGALVDVEGRVLGVIAPLSPTGSGEMAGVEWYDGGIGFAIPMEETFASLEQLKQGTDLLPGLMGITFAGGQALNVPCIVDRVRYNSPAQQAGLKTNDRIIEADGERIVRVAQLKHVVGRKYAGETLKLVLQRGDQTIPTELSLVGRLIPYELPYLGILPERHQVEGPVVVRYVFKDSPAAKSGIERGDHLRAYEGADLADVQALRERIGRSRPGDVVTIRYARDGRENDVQVTLGTVPEAVVDDLPTETAAIRSAPGQDVNVPAEPAKERLAEKPKGQLPTGRFTETLAGYDHDYWAYVPETYDPSNAMGLVVWVHPKGDTMEAQIVKQWKSVCDRRGLILVAPLAEKVAAWQPGEAGFIKGLIGHMRERYTIDSSRIVVHAHSTGALMGWLLATRSRDVVRGVVVTAAPFVGQPPESEPDLRQQYFFLCGDEDKLLPRVQLSVAELRKLRLPVSFTLIKGLGPKYPVDDAIDEIGRWVDSLDRI, from the coding sequence ATGCTGCGACTGTTACTAATCATCGTGCTTGGGCTCGCTGCGACTCCGGCCGCCTGGGCGGCGGCGGATCCGTCTCCGGAATCTCCCCGGCTTGAGGCTCTTGAAGAGCAGGCTTTCAAGCATGCGGCCGCGTTTGCAGGGCCCTCTGTCGTTCGGATCGAAACGGTCGGCGGCTTGGAGCAGGTCGATGATGTTCTGCTGGGAAATGGCCCGACATCCGGAGTCGTTGTCTCGGCGGACGGATACATCGTGACCAGCAGTTTCAATTTTATTTCGAAGCCCGCTTCGATCATGGTGACGCTTCCGGATGGGCGACGCTTCGCTGCCCGGCAGGTCGCGAATGATCGTCTGCGACAATTGACGCTGCTGAAGGTCGATGCCGAGGATCTGGTTCCCGCGATCCCCGTTCCGAGAACCGAGATCAAGGTCGGTCAATGGGCATTGGCGCTCGGAAGAACGCTCGACAACGCGACGCCAAGTATTTCGGTGGGAATCGTCAGCGCCATCAATCGCGTTTGGGGGAAAGCGATTCAGACGGATGCAAAAACGTCCCCCGTGAACTACGGAGGGGCGTTGGTCGATGTCGAAGGCCGAGTTCTCGGTGTCATTGCCCCCCTTTCGCCGACAGGTTCGGGAGAAATGGCGGGCGTTGAGTGGTACGACGGCGGAATCGGTTTTGCCATTCCCATGGAAGAGACTTTTGCGTCGCTCGAACAACTGAAACAAGGGACCGACCTCCTGCCCGGCTTAATGGGAATTACATTCGCCGGAGGTCAGGCGCTCAACGTTCCTTGTATTGTCGACCGCGTACGATACAACTCGCCTGCACAGCAGGCAGGCCTCAAGACGAACGATCGGATCATTGAAGCCGACGGCGAGCGAATCGTCCGTGTCGCCCAGCTCAAGCACGTCGTTGGCCGCAAATATGCCGGTGAAACGCTCAAGCTCGTCCTCCAGCGGGGCGACCAGACGATTCCGACGGAGCTGTCATTGGTCGGGCGGCTCATTCCCTATGAACTTCCGTATCTCGGCATTTTGCCGGAACGCCATCAGGTCGAAGGGCCTGTCGTCGTTCGGTATGTGTTCAAGGACAGTCCGGCCGCGAAATCCGGGATCGAAAGGGGTGATCACCTTCGCGCGTACGAAGGGGCGGATCTCGCGGATGTTCAAGCATTGCGTGAACGCATCGGTCGCAGCCGCCCGGGAGACGTCGTCACAATTCGCTATGCCCGAGATGGTCGCGAGAACGACGTTCAAGTGACGCTGGGGACGGTGCCCGAGGCCGTTGTTGATGATTTGCCTACGGAGACGGCGGCAATACGGTCTGCACCCGGGCAAGACGTCAATGTCCCTGCTGAGCCGGCGAAAGAAAGACTTGCGGAAAAGCCGAAAGGCCAACTCCCGACAGGGCGTTTTACAGAAACACTTGCAGGGTACGATCACGACTACTGGGCGTATGTCCCAGAGACCTACGATCCTTCGAACGCGATGGGGCTCGTGGTGTGGGTCCACCCGAAGGGCGACACGATGGAAGCTCAGATCGTCAAACAATGGAAAAGTGTTTGCGATCGCCGTGGTCTGATTCTCGTCGCTCCTTTGGCCGAGAAGGTGGCGGCCTGGCAACCGGGCGAAGCGGGATTTATCAAAGGGCTGATCGGTCACATGCGTGAGCGATATACGATCGACAGTTCGAGAATTGTGGTCCACGCCCATAGCACCGGGGCGCTCATGGGGTGGTTACTTGCGACGCGATCGCGCGACGTCGTGCGTGGCGTGGTTGTCACCGCGGCACCCTTTGTTGGGCAACCGCCCGAAAGTGAGCCGGACCTTCGGCAGCAGTATTTCTTCCTGTGCGGCGACGAGGACAAATTGCTGCCTCGCGTTCAGCTTTCGGTCGCAGAGCTACGAAAGCTTCGACTGCCCGTGAGCTTCACATTGATCAAGGGCCTTGGACCAAAATATCCCGTGGATGATGCGATTGACGAAATCGGTCGTTGGGTCGACTCATTGGATCGGATATAA
- the pyrH gene encoding UMP kinase produces the protein MPSGPQPKYKRVLLKLSGESFARPGESGISLSEVQVICEQIKRVVESGVQLAIVCGGGNILRGKTFSSTNSIIVPSTAHYMGMLGTAINALALQDVLEHFGVPTRVQSAIPIPPVAEPFIRRRCIRHLEKGRVVILAAGTGSPFVTTDTAAALRAREIDADLVVKATRVDGVYSDDPLKNPHAVRYSEITFQDVLRQNLQVMDAQAIHHCMEHNIPIVVLNYQKPGNIERVIAGERLGTRVSAPAS, from the coding sequence ATGCCTTCCGGTCCGCAGCCCAAATACAAGCGCGTGTTGCTGAAGCTAAGTGGCGAGAGCTTTGCGCGCCCAGGTGAATCCGGTATCAGCCTTTCTGAAGTCCAGGTGATTTGCGAGCAGATCAAGCGCGTCGTCGAAAGCGGCGTGCAACTGGCAATCGTGTGTGGCGGAGGGAACATCCTTCGTGGGAAAACATTCTCGTCCACCAATTCGATCATCGTACCGTCGACGGCCCATTACATGGGGATGCTGGGGACGGCCATCAATGCCCTGGCGTTGCAGGACGTTCTGGAGCATTTCGGGGTCCCGACGCGCGTGCAAAGCGCGATCCCGATTCCGCCTGTTGCCGAGCCTTTTATTCGGCGACGCTGTATCCGCCACTTGGAAAAAGGGCGAGTTGTGATTCTTGCTGCGGGCACTGGCAGCCCGTTCGTGACGACAGATACCGCGGCCGCTTTGCGGGCTCGCGAAATTGACGCCGATCTGGTGGTGAAGGCCACGCGCGTCGACGGGGTTTATTCGGATGACCCTCTGAAGAATCCACACGCGGTTCGATACTCGGAAATCACCTTCCAAGACGTTCTGCGACAGAACCTCCAGGTCATGGACGCCCAGGCAATTCATCATTGCATGGAGCATAATATTCCGATTGTGGTGCTCAATTACCAAAAGCCGGGTAACATCGAACGCGTCATTGCTGGCGAACGGTTGGGAACCCGCGTGAGCGCACCAGCCTCGTAA
- a CDS encoding tetratricopeptide repeat protein, whose product MSDVSCAESLASLAKNGSIATTRNRVTIDLDQSRAAGVLIGRSVTVRTLILLVAMSWMSLSCIARADEGLDDYNVAVSLFNQSRWKPATEQFRQFLVNHAKHEKAPLARLYLGLTLGKLEDYKAARDELRRFADENRQNPNLGQARYRIGECSYLMDDWTNARVELEEFVETFPGDAMCEYALPYLGDTILRQKDPAAALPVFDRSIEKFPRGRLIDDAKFGRARSLELLKRFDDAIGQYLDLAKKKDGARAADAQLHLGAIYFERKQYPEAIASYSEFANDFPQSPQLPQAQLNLGYAYYQSGKFAEAARQFERVSKEKSQVTTASYWLGRSLKSLGDYSKASEVLQTAAAGAKDLPLFEAITFEQALCERYQQHPVEARQYFEQVLAKFPTGDLADDSLHALIELSIDAGDLPEAEKLLARFGQEFPQSGLRLQVEMLSGRLDLVRAGAAKRDKKPNGDVVAFYESAAQHFDHVLNESTIPRTQRQARYYLALTRQLQEKPAQAIELIAPLVQQVVADGAKSDFVDAIVLQADCQYQLKDYEPAVVSTQSYLDLVPSGRQRARALSLQALAADGLNNTTIAVAALERLTKEHPKHALTSLTLQELAEAAEARQEWSAAARYYATLADLVAEPEKKAYALRGVALAQYSQQQFEDAATSFGKIVDEFPNLSLIAECAYYRAESWLKAKQPEKAMGYFQQIFQSLPEAQPAARGAELEPPLEYAYKAGWWVARILTKENKIDEADAAYEALLTRFPEAKELDKRLYEWAILNHENQRFERSEVIWRRLIKDAPESVFANNAKLHLAESDFDANRFEEAEKAFKELATSPQSTDEVKEWSLYQLVVLAVFQQRWADVKAIGQQLQEQFPNSIHRYYVAYGQAESYLTAAKPTPDELTAAREILNSLRKEAGNTEVAQTEWFDRVWVLLAEIHFREQHEDEVRTVVEELKLRAPKSPFLYQAEEVLGRSYKQQAKFEDARAAFERVLANPAANRTETAAKAQFMIGETYFLQEKWSSAFVAYYKVYSLYKFPDWQAFGLLMSGRCDENQGEWKQAIETYERLMQEFPNFPQMDDVKMRLEMARKKVGG is encoded by the coding sequence ATGAGCGACGTTTCGTGTGCCGAAAGCCTGGCAAGTCTCGCGAAAAACGGTTCGATTGCGACCACACGCAATCGCGTCACAATCGACCTTGACCAATCACGAGCTGCGGGTGTTTTGATCGGGCGAAGTGTCACAGTGCGAACACTCATCTTGCTCGTCGCCATGAGCTGGATGTCGCTCTCGTGTATCGCCCGCGCGGATGAGGGCCTGGACGACTACAACGTCGCGGTCAGCCTGTTCAATCAGAGCCGGTGGAAACCGGCTACCGAACAGTTCCGACAATTCCTGGTCAATCACGCCAAGCACGAAAAGGCACCCCTGGCTCGCCTGTATCTTGGACTGACACTCGGCAAGCTCGAGGACTACAAGGCGGCTCGCGATGAACTTCGACGTTTCGCGGACGAAAATCGGCAGAACCCCAATCTGGGTCAGGCGCGGTATCGCATCGGCGAATGTAGCTATCTGATGGATGACTGGACCAACGCCCGGGTGGAACTTGAGGAGTTTGTCGAGACCTTCCCGGGCGACGCGATGTGTGAGTATGCCTTACCGTATTTGGGTGACACGATCCTGAGACAGAAGGATCCCGCTGCCGCGTTACCGGTCTTTGATCGCTCGATTGAGAAGTTCCCTCGGGGACGACTGATTGACGACGCCAAGTTTGGCCGCGCCCGATCTCTCGAGCTGTTGAAACGATTCGACGATGCCATCGGGCAGTATCTGGATCTTGCGAAAAAGAAGGATGGCGCACGCGCTGCCGATGCGCAGTTGCATTTGGGGGCGATCTACTTTGAGAGAAAACAATACCCCGAGGCAATTGCTTCGTATTCGGAGTTTGCAAACGACTTCCCTCAAAGCCCACAACTTCCACAGGCCCAGCTTAATCTGGGATATGCCTACTATCAGTCAGGCAAATTTGCCGAGGCTGCCCGCCAGTTCGAGCGAGTTTCCAAAGAGAAGTCACAAGTGACCACGGCGAGTTACTGGTTGGGCCGCAGCCTGAAGTCACTTGGAGACTACTCGAAGGCATCCGAAGTCCTCCAAACGGCGGCTGCGGGTGCGAAAGACCTGCCCCTCTTCGAAGCGATCACGTTTGAGCAGGCGCTCTGTGAACGCTATCAGCAGCATCCTGTCGAAGCGCGTCAGTACTTTGAGCAAGTTCTGGCCAAGTTCCCCACCGGAGACTTAGCCGATGACAGCCTGCACGCACTGATCGAGCTATCGATCGACGCCGGCGATCTGCCCGAGGCCGAAAAACTGCTAGCTCGTTTTGGACAGGAATTCCCCCAGAGCGGCCTTCGCCTGCAAGTCGAAATGTTGAGCGGTCGACTCGATCTGGTACGGGCGGGGGCGGCGAAGCGGGACAAGAAGCCGAATGGTGATGTCGTCGCATTCTATGAATCCGCGGCACAGCACTTCGACCATGTCTTGAATGAAAGCACGATTCCACGAACGCAACGACAGGCGCGGTACTATCTCGCGTTGACTCGTCAACTGCAGGAAAAGCCAGCTCAGGCCATTGAGCTGATTGCGCCGCTGGTTCAGCAAGTGGTGGCAGACGGAGCCAAAAGCGACTTCGTCGACGCCATCGTGCTGCAAGCCGATTGTCAGTATCAATTGAAAGACTATGAACCGGCGGTGGTCTCGACTCAGTCGTACCTTGACCTTGTCCCCAGTGGGCGACAACGGGCACGAGCCCTTTCACTGCAAGCCCTGGCCGCTGATGGCCTGAACAACACGACAATTGCTGTCGCGGCACTCGAACGATTGACCAAAGAGCACCCGAAACATGCACTGACAAGCCTCACGCTTCAAGAACTCGCCGAAGCGGCGGAAGCACGGCAGGAATGGTCTGCAGCAGCCAGATACTATGCAACGCTTGCCGACCTTGTCGCCGAGCCAGAAAAGAAAGCCTACGCACTACGCGGCGTGGCACTCGCTCAGTATTCGCAGCAGCAATTTGAAGACGCCGCCACGTCTTTCGGAAAGATCGTCGACGAATTCCCGAATCTCAGTTTGATTGCCGAGTGCGCGTACTATCGTGCAGAGTCCTGGCTGAAAGCCAAGCAGCCCGAAAAGGCGATGGGCTACTTCCAACAGATCTTTCAATCACTTCCAGAAGCTCAACCAGCTGCTCGCGGAGCAGAGCTTGAGCCGCCACTGGAGTACGCCTACAAGGCGGGTTGGTGGGTCGCCCGAATTCTAACGAAAGAGAATAAAATCGACGAGGCGGACGCTGCGTACGAAGCGTTACTGACGCGTTTTCCTGAAGCGAAAGAGCTCGACAAGCGTCTCTACGAGTGGGCGATCTTGAACCACGAGAATCAACGGTTTGAGCGGTCCGAAGTGATCTGGCGCCGCCTGATCAAAGACGCCCCCGAAAGCGTGTTTGCGAACAATGCAAAACTGCATCTGGCCGAGAGCGACTTCGATGCGAATCGATTTGAAGAGGCCGAGAAAGCGTTCAAAGAGCTCGCGACGAGCCCGCAGAGCACCGACGAAGTCAAAGAATGGTCGTTGTACCAGCTTGTGGTACTGGCCGTATTCCAGCAGCGCTGGGCCGATGTCAAAGCGATCGGTCAGCAGTTGCAGGAGCAATTCCCCAACAGCATTCATCGTTACTACGTCGCATACGGTCAGGCCGAGTCGTACTTGACGGCGGCCAAGCCCACGCCCGATGAACTGACTGCCGCAAGAGAGATTCTGAATAGCCTGCGAAAAGAAGCAGGAAATACCGAGGTCGCCCAGACCGAATGGTTTGATCGCGTGTGGGTCTTGCTCGCCGAGATTCATTTCCGCGAACAACACGAAGATGAAGTCCGCACCGTAGTTGAAGAACTGAAGTTGCGAGCACCGAAGTCACCATTCCTCTATCAGGCCGAAGAGGTCCTGGGGCGAAGCTACAAACAGCAGGCGAAATTTGAGGACGCCCGCGCGGCATTTGAGCGGGTGCTGGCGAATCCTGCGGCAAACCGAACAGAAACTGCGGCCAAAGCCCAGTTCATGATTGGCGAAACGTACTTCCTGCAAGAGAAATGGAGCTCCGCGTTCGTTGCGTATTACAAGGTCTATAGCCTGTATAAGTTTCCGGATTGGCAAGCGTTCGGACTATTAATGTCAGGCCGCTGTGATGAAAACCAGGGCGAATGGAAGCAGGCGATTGAGACGTACGAACGGTTGATGCAGGAGTTCCCAAACTTCCCTCAAATGGACGACGTCAAGATGCGATTGGAAATGGCTCGCAAGAAGGTGGGCGGATAG
- a CDS encoding DUF6580 family putative transport protein, whose protein sequence is MPSKVKFVIGMLAFTVVLRLLPYFLTTYNVTLNPTVIYYPWHFMPMMAICLYSGAYLADRRWAVGLPLIGLFVSDLSIWAMTGNFSWAFQGDRWSAYVCYLLAAMMGAGLNRRSWPARGVDAFTRGVLAEVLFFVVTNFVYFCIQSDLPHSLAGLYTCYLNAIPFAGQAFLSTAFYSVLVFSPLVVRTKEMALAGKPELQSSMAR, encoded by the coding sequence ATGCCATCGAAAGTGAAATTTGTGATTGGCATGTTGGCCTTCACAGTCGTCTTACGTCTGTTGCCGTACTTTCTGACCACATACAACGTGACGCTTAACCCCACGGTGATCTACTATCCTTGGCACTTCATGCCCATGATGGCGATCTGTCTGTATTCGGGGGCATACCTGGCAGACCGTCGCTGGGCCGTTGGCCTGCCGCTGATCGGATTGTTCGTCAGCGACCTGAGTATCTGGGCGATGACAGGGAATTTCTCCTGGGCGTTCCAAGGCGATCGCTGGTCCGCCTATGTCTGTTACTTGCTGGCAGCCATGATGGGAGCCGGCCTCAATCGCCGCAGTTGGCCCGCACGCGGTGTCGACGCATTCACACGTGGTGTTCTGGCCGAGGTCCTGTTTTTCGTCGTGACCAACTTCGTTTACTTCTGCATTCAATCCGACCTTCCACACTCGCTGGCTGGACTTTACACCTGCTACCTGAATGCGATCCCGTTTGCTGGGCAGGCATTCTTGAGCACCGCGTTTTACAGCGTCTTGGTGTTCAGTCCACTCGTCGTGCGCACGAAAGAGATGGCTCTGGCTGGCAAGCCCGAATTGCAATCGTCGATGGCACGCTAA